In Candidatus Micrarchaeum acidiphilum ARMAN-2, the genomic window ATCACAGATATGGCGGCCATGGCCCTTGCTATGAGCAACGGCAGGGCAAAATTTCCATTTGAGTGCATTACGGATATTATTAGAATCCAGAAAATGCCCCATGATATATTGGCAAGGACGGCGTATAGCAGGCGGATGTTTAATCTTAGGTTTCCGCCGGCCATTACAAGTAGCGCGCCCAGGAATATCGCTATTATTAGGATAGTGTTTGTAGTACTTACTTTCTCGCCAAGGTCAAGTATGCCGAAAATTATTATTATGGCAGGGTATATCTCGTTTAGGGCGTAGGTTGTAGTTACATTCTCGGTTGACACTGACTTGTAAACCAGCATGAATCCAGCGCCCAAGAATATACCGCTTAGAGCAGAAATGAGAATTTCGGCATTTGTCATGTGCACAGGATAGAATGCTGCAGCGATGGCAAGAGGCAGCAGACCGACCACGAGGGCTATTGAATTGGTCCTGCTTATTCCGAGCTTGGCTACTGGCTTCTTTGAGAGCGCGTCCTCAATACCCCAAAGCAGTGATGCGAGGAATGCAGCCATTATCGCGTATTGCAAAAGGTACGTTGCTATCGCCCGGCACTATCTGTGCAAGTGATATTTTGCATTGCAATTTATAAAATGAGCGAAACTTAAATCGCAAGGGTAAGTATTTATTTTGATAACAGGCAAAATTGGAAGTATGGCTATGAGTAAAGAAGAGATAGAGGCCGCAAAAAAGAAGTTGGGTTTAGACAAGCCTAAAAAAGTCGAGGCGCTAGGATTATGTCAGGCCAATAATTGTTCTAAGCCTGCGACAAAGGCGTGCAAATATTGCAGGAGATTTTTCTGTGAAGTACATTCCAAGCCCAGACTGGCAATAAGCCCTAACTATATATGGTCTATAGATAAGTCGGATGCAGAGAAATTTAATAAATACAATGAGGATTGGCAGGCTAAAGACGGGCATACGTGCTTAGAATACACTAAAGAGTGGAATGACAACCATGAAAAGAGTAAGGCAGAGGAATACAAGAAGATAAATAGTGCTTATGATTCTCTGTTTTCAAGACGCCAAAATAATACGCGTTACAAGCGTAACTATGGCAACCAATCAACCGAACGAAGCTACGCCAAGCATGCAGAATATGACAGGCACACTAGAAAGATCAACAAAGCATACCTGTCGTTTTTCTATGATGAGCAGCTATTAAAGAAAGCACTCATATTCTCAATAATTATAACCATGTTAGATACTTTTCCTTTAGGACTAATAAGTATGGGAAGGCCCACTCCAAATATCGGCGTGCTTTTTGAATCAAAATTTGTAATAGATTTTGTTGTAATTTTCGTAATATTTGCAGTTTATCGAAAAGTTGCCGCGCGCCAGTTAAGCTACTGGACAGGAATGACAATCGGCATTATAAGCGCCGTTATTTTGCTTGATGTAATAAACTTTACACAAATTGTCAGCGTGCCTGATTTCATAGTAGTCCTTCTGGCACTTTTCATATTAAGCTATGCGGGCATTCTGGTTGGAAAAGGTTTGAATGGGCGCGCATACGGCAATAAAAGAAGGGCTATGGTTTATTTAGGTAAGGCGATCTTGATAGTTTTAGGCATAATAATATTGGCAGATTCTAGTTTACTGGCGTTAAACTTTATTAAAACTGGTGCGATTTTAGGTAGCAATGCATACAATATTACGAATATTTTGCATAGTGGCGTAGGAGATTTAAACAATATAGAAAATTCGACGCGCTTAGCACCAATTAATAGTACCTGGGCAACAGCTTTCTTTCGCAACGTAAGCAAACGGCGGGGCGAAACATACAATTATTGCGCCAACCTTAGCGACTTTGCAAAAATACGATTCAATACCATGGTGCAGGATTATGGAATAAGCCACTACGGCTATGCCGAAGATTTCAACAGGACATGGCCAAACGGTGTTAGGTATGGAGATGAAATTTATCAAGGATTTGGCGAAGAAGTTTTCTATCCTGTGGGCTATACGCCAAGTAATTATGTTCAATATATAATTGCAGCTGCACCATTGCATTGGCAGGAGCTTATTGACACGAACCTTACCGCTTATGGCTATTATATCGGAAATGGGCCTGCATATGAAATCCTAGGCCCTAATGGCGGATATACAGAATGCCCAGTTACTGAGATACCGGGTCCGAACATAAATATAAGCCAGTATTTTGCAGGATATGGTTGTTCCGTAGAAGTGGCTAATCTGACTTATTTTGTAATAGAACTTGCGCCATTCTGCCCACCGATTGGATAGAGGGCAAAGGAATTTAGTTATACATCTCACATTTCGATTTCTAATAGTAGTTTTAGGATAAGAATTACATTTTGCATCTATTAGCTGTATCGGCATTAGAGGCATATAAAAGAGCACAAAAGACCAAGTATAATAAGTCAATGTTGGCATATACAGAAACATATAAAAAGAAGGAAAGAAAGTTAAAATCTACAGTAAAATAGTAAATAACTTGGGGTTAATAAATGAAATCTAAGAAAAAACACTCTAAAAAACGCATAATTGCATATATCATAATAGCAATAGTAATTATTTTTGTGGTATCGACAATCTTAGGTTCGTTAATTCCTTATGTTAATGTAACTAATATTCAACTTATTGCGAATTTGACTTCAAGGAAAAACGTAACCGAATTAGAAGGATTTACGCAAATAGCCAATAGCATAGAAAATTATACACTAAGTGTATCAAATCCCAATTATTACAATATGACATTAGAAAATTTTGAAGTAAAGACGGCAAACTTTAGTTTAGTGGGGGTAAGACCTAATTTACCAGTCGTAATTAAACCACAAACTACAGAGAATTTTACGCTGCTTATAAAGCTACCTAATTATACTTATAATGGTACACTTTCCATTATAGAAAACTATAAAATTAACCACATTTATTACAAATATAATTCTTTTGAACAGTTAAATCTTACAAACAATGAGCTCTTAATAATAAAGGCAATGACGAATACGCCATCAAACGTATCAGTATTGACAAATTCGGAATACAATAATTTTACATTGAATAGACCTTATAGTGCGGCCTATCACAAAAATATTAATTCAAATAGCGTATTGACCATAGATAATTTGAATGCCGGGTCATATTACATACTCATGTTTTCTAATTCTTCCAATTCTACTTTTAACTTTGAAAGTTTTATGCCAAATGAATTTAAACTAATTAATGGAACATATGCAATGAATTTTAATTTAAATAATATCAGCAAAATAAATTTCACGTGCGCCTCAACAGATCCCTCGCAGATTTATCTTTCAAACAACAATAGGTCAGCCCTGCTAATTAACATTACAAAAGAGAATCTTTCGTCAATATGGTTGATTAATCAGTATCTGAATAAGGGCAACTATACCATATCTGTAAAATCGAATGGTACTACTTTGGTTGCGTTCAATATAACACCTAGATTGGTTAACCCCTTTCATGATATATTCCAGAATAAATCAAATGGAGCAGTGCCTACAGGAATAGCAAGCTATGGATTATATGATACCTTAAACAAATCCACAAGAACCTATCAGATAAGGACGAACGAAATCATTGGAATTGCAAATGTAAGTTCAATCAAAGCGTATAATGCCACGCCACCCTCAAATGTATCTAAATATGGTGCAAGCCTACAGCTCAATGTAGTAATGAATGGTTACAATAGTAATGGAAAAGAAATGACATATTGGTTACAGGACGTGGTTAGGTTTAATACAAGTGACAAAAACTTTTATATACTCGATAATATTTGGAATTATTCGCTGCCTCAGGCGAACATGACAGAAGTATATGGAAATGGTAAATTAAGTACCTATACATTTAATTCCACTTACAAACAAAAATTATACGTTTTCTCCTTTCCAAAATACTATATGAATTATTCATTACCACTTTCAATAAAGCTCATTACAATTGCAAAAGGCAATAGAATATCCTTCGGCTACCAGATACTAAAGAATGATTATTGTAATTTTAATCAAAATAGTTTTACATGTAGAGATATGTACCTAAATGCTACGCCACAATCAGTTATATTCTATGATAACGTTACAATACCAGATCTAAACAACTATTCTATTTTAGTAACGCCATATTATGAAACACCTGGCACAATAAATAGTAATGGTAATTACTATGATGCTGAATTGATTTTTGGTGGAGAAGGCAATGGTGAAAACACCACGTTTTCCTCTATGAATGCAACATTGCAATTACTTTATAAAAGAAATGGGACATTAACAATGTTTCCAACCTACTATACTTTTGGACGAGATACAGAAGAAGGCGTATATAATCTATATACGGCGGTTAAAAATGGAACAGGTTATGTTAATATTGGCAATTTAA contains:
- a CDS encoding Peptidase A5, thermopsin, with translation MKSKKKHSKKRIIAYIIIAIVIIFVVSTILGSLIPYVNVTNIQLIANLTSRKNVTELEGFTQIANSIENYTLSVSNPNYYNMTLENFEVKTANFSLVGVRPNLPVVIKPQTTENFTLLIKLPNYTYNGTLSIIENYKINHIYYKYNSFEQLNLTNNELLIIKAMTNTPSNVSVLTNSEYNNFTLNRPYSAAYHKNINSNSVLTIDNLNAGSYYILMFSNSSNSTFNFESFMPNEFKLINGTYAMNFNLNNISKINFTCASTDPSQIYLSNNNRSALLINITKENLSSIWLINQYLNKGNYTISVKSNGTTLVAFNITPRLVNPFHDIFQNKSNGAVPTGIASYGLYDTLNKSTRTYQIRTNEIIGIANVSSIKAYNATPPSNVSKYGASLQLNVVMNGYNSNGKEMTYWLQDVVRFNTSDKNFYILDNIWNYSLPQANMTEVYGNGKLSTYTFNSTYKQKLYVFSFPKYYMNYSLPLSIKLITIAKGNRISFGYQILKNDYCNFNQNSFTCRDMYLNATPQSVIFYDNVTIPDLNNYSILVTPYYETPGTINSNGNYYDAELIFGGEGNGENTTFSSMNATLQLLYKRNGTLTMFPTYYTFGRDTEEGVYNLYTAVKNGTGYVNIGNLNPLDDIKSDYNLTYLQHNYTLR